The following are from one region of the Rhodopirellula sp. P2 genome:
- a CDS encoding PVC-type heme-binding CxxCH protein, with the protein MTRYGSSQSIGMMILATWMTLTSLALADDPPTEALERETVAKTVAEEQSAEETSEPQEPGPKAPAEKEPPAASTVETEASSRETSESLAQWSGLAQQVRSDESLRWISLFGSQIARLVPDDFRPVAADELSQALGEAAEADAESSTDDILQCEMVATIQDGALISKASRMLFSSQAGNKQPFGKVSFAVSRLREMDDESGLETDSPTALFESSNSGLLSIATSGSDRPLANRTLAWDWRQQAMPTWNGSRWELSLPRALISRLWIQVPPNQTLHCEQAVLREVPPGALPSWYEDIADSNTGGSSLDGSRWIFVESAGSQRLDLELQTLNEAAAEVQTATIVRGCRMTLDHDGSILNWQCRLVIDPQPIASIPPWVWLRGDVTRIEVDEREVPFTSRPLVTNLKNASSQPSPASIIQLAAIEEADVPSAADSRIILVEGTAPLNPNADSISLPEPIFPTSFVVSAAPWQLQWTMPAHLFATGWQLPDDWQLLPPPKEAASSSESTSIWNAIGPPVSRAPWEARLLKEATGDAEKPDALPVPSLANSWGIQLAQSEPLLYADHQTRFLLEDNAIQARCTIQLTMASDRLAPIQLEIQDGFSFDSITVGETRRTLTINAPNRRGRRITVWPSPDEIQTRSSGEGTLEIRATGQTRRDPNNPRVNALWMIRVINCPGQMTAAVIPPADMGWTAETAITPSRIEFSELSTEQRRFFAPLPGDAIVLSQSIRQTPSLTLETPDSTIVGSCQTSLTMVRNGIQQRVQVQVEGLPQTSRSVKVRLAARSEQSPPEDMKWQTRLSPSSAFNSVEDEGIVLRWVPRQSMKPQPEPAGETPLATNVTQPTPAPGGIGGWFEWSIPVPRNFGDQSSLIGTCIHPISDVPSHKHARSESHPIGLFRLADATSQTCELSIDSELQLARPVANLVGIPTANTTAETEPFRYRYETSPHVVIQVRRKNQMPPSNLVRQQLTHVIASASGADRVRTRFEIVATQPIDVEFPWDAHLIEARINGVEVQPEMTPQHHLRFAAPLQSEAVLEMVWTTTSFETSWLRQTQVSDLRVVGLTLSSQLRITPAEDSLQIPLLGSSEAPHLIFSQIVIGIGWVGALVILAISLIAGWAARWGVACGLALSLFAMLLWPETFVSLTAWVALPLTISLLRMTTQHWQSSHRSEPSLRQPPAGPAPSNRSVSPSHSAGGDPPSDFSSSALLRNWIGWAIIGTFVISGGVASAQTRDVLVPLDSNNQPMGNKAYIPESLYEDLFLIRSDERVRQVSFLNTNYELDLTSERSKRAISLAREEFPIELLARFTVETSIPSSRLRLPFSPESIEELVLIRPDESTRVLTTTTDDQPGTLIVVPSGNRFDLQLRLRCETSHHATGTQITTELPSLPQARLVVRRDYRIHNYRVVTDNIAWPAVDRPVGFGVISSNQFSIGPCSQLHIHLQSKATVDALASDIAPASENEADAPNNADGDAQLPEAWNTASQWKRRYWLNATTNHCSIECELEPLQPPPPGGEVILRFHRETTSIPRLLSRDWKLLRQTPNQWMLTRVSSSAEPLRLVWDLSSAWSAESGAPVSEATITEPNDSANPPESPVDDERVLSCPGLSLHDHWQEPDDDESPLANSRTVFAETLVAWTLSSELQPLWPASLGTERVPSEQFYAQWLGSISRLDRAAKSSGTTPIVRIGIVDRSRLVFHAKQEIHLDSSHQSIRLEATFDPNPVTADSATANSVVGTIDPNGEDSTPTLQENFRPQMIKIAIPPQAQIFNWRIQQPGLPDTSPAAAGGLASTSEAPETATLDDDEADAIADPTTLPADSGSDPSGTQWKLVREHNRDCLLIRYEGRGMEVMVEAQVEQRKSNDNALALMHIEPVHSIGDISSVNEVVVSRSANANIQWKTPPPFEGEKSGDAGPASMLAAGKILMDQWLIRDSALDVLGDARFRVTPIRHPFQTDVRVSLRWEEGRWIAQTDIQLNSKQSPDFLDVEMPSRWCDALQIHPLCASTRQPTLSPARQVIRIRLADQGIRSIRLTSRLAAGDLLRVSVPKIRVLQAQRSRTDIVVPNRLTNAPIRWETNGVEPMPQPRWNLPAQQALAKGVATDQAPTDQAPTDQEQADQEQTNRSNNEGTDQAPTQRTTDSNEEHSYFRVASENWSVELEPLRKTNNVAAIMHADHQLLNDRFLVSRFDIVPGDASHLTLNLPEHTRFVAGWTNGLPADVISLPAGKLQFLLPLSRLSQGIEVLLKMDEGPGNTIQPESSTPSWDEIQTPPQCTYTRLLSRRSNPANLLSLSNRSSADASTGTGTPDEGNSDSIQPDSNGSNQESLETNASRWEAITSDQRWQILATNTVRSIAAASDSLADRRDEEVAAWMKSWLQRYASISQSAGLRFDPTNASIEDSVSLERVSAELTNRPPESLFSWSEMESFLALQIQRYSANETDDWWQRNEASKLGDGQWSFVLTSQKPDRWIVDSQYQSSEQSLPPQWSTPSSSPMTMQWAQHGMRFLLLLTSACLLIVLRLQPSRTRRDAPQANWVTNIQDLMAHPATWIFGLGCIAMILAPIPLALALMVTAVMLSGFETFWKTLRRRLRLWASALLVLILCSSPFEHAAAQSNASPSPSDIADTMRVRDGWKLQLVAAEPMTIDPVSAAWDPQGRLWVVEMPDYPQPAEDAKPTKGRIRVLSDTNGDGVMDQATTFADGLNFATGVLPWPSRNASEPDSNSPGAWLDGAIVTLAGEIAWLRDTDGDGLADDHQTWFRGFTTGNEQLRANHPTLGPDGLVYVANGLRGGKIEAIAPQFDSKAGPLTLSQNDFCFDPRGGHWGRVSGNSQHGLTIDDFGRRIGCSNRNPAIQAVLDADTIQRDRELAPVDALLDIAAAGEHSEVHPISDAWTTSHLHAGQFSAACGVLAVNDKWLLVCEPTGSLVQRQRMRLDGENWRATREPVETEWLANEHTWFRPVDLVADQADAVLVLDMARAVIEHPDWAPEELKNRPDTWHGNDLGRIWRLVPPGVESGFQSIQNNQDAIEALRSDDPVRRSLATLHLTQHLADPTSKSLVEKKLSELLQSPSTNSPTQARAAALLAQLGNLTPEQQSKLTTESEPRLRAIAARLTPQWDAKTFRSFASDDSALVRRVALENFLASDGCEAIADHPQTAEFHSVMDSLNKLAVEQADSKLIAKLLPSVPPPMLHELVRRSIEADETQLTADHRSNLLRWIRRSAATDSETTLDLISSVDAKNDSLQFVANWITGVRSTAKIKAAIEGSKADFFARVAETAKATLVDPDQDHDRRKDAVEVLLALAPHSSALRDRLTDSTDAELRSRILDGLLKTDPEWTRSILVSHQDPWRPEERGVVCRRARSDSDTAKWLLLAVKQEHLPRSFVDATTANALRSHRDKTIRELANQTFAPPEDRAKVLEQYAEVANRFSTADVSTGRKLFAQHCSNCHRMEGVGHAVGPDISDSRTKTAEALLVAVLNPDAAIDASFTRYQILTVDGEVVSGLLHKEDSDSVTLLEAGNQQRRVNRDDIETFRAVDASLMPSGMEQTLSVDQMSDLIGYLKRWRYTAEGL; encoded by the coding sequence ATGACGCGGTACGGATCGAGTCAATCGATCGGGATGATGATCCTGGCAACCTGGATGACGCTGACCTCACTGGCCCTCGCGGACGACCCACCGACCGAGGCCCTCGAGCGCGAAACTGTCGCGAAAACAGTCGCCGAAGAACAATCGGCAGAGGAAACTTCAGAACCACAGGAACCGGGTCCAAAAGCCCCCGCCGAAAAGGAGCCGCCTGCGGCCAGCACGGTTGAGACCGAAGCGAGTTCCCGGGAAACGTCCGAGAGTCTGGCTCAGTGGTCAGGGCTCGCGCAACAGGTGCGCAGCGATGAATCCTTGCGTTGGATCTCACTGTTTGGGTCCCAGATTGCAAGACTCGTGCCGGATGACTTTCGCCCCGTTGCAGCCGACGAACTGAGCCAAGCATTGGGCGAAGCAGCCGAAGCGGATGCCGAGTCATCGACCGACGACATCCTGCAATGCGAAATGGTAGCGACGATCCAAGACGGAGCCTTGATCAGCAAGGCCAGTCGGATGCTGTTTTCGTCACAAGCCGGCAACAAACAACCGTTTGGCAAAGTCAGCTTCGCCGTCTCCCGACTGCGTGAAATGGACGATGAATCGGGACTGGAAACGGACTCGCCCACCGCTCTCTTTGAGTCCAGCAATTCTGGATTGCTCAGCATCGCCACCAGTGGTTCCGATCGGCCGTTGGCCAATCGAACGCTGGCATGGGATTGGCGACAACAGGCGATGCCCACCTGGAACGGCAGCCGCTGGGAACTCAGCTTGCCACGGGCTTTGATTTCGCGTTTATGGATCCAAGTCCCCCCCAACCAAACGCTGCATTGCGAGCAAGCGGTGCTACGAGAAGTTCCGCCAGGAGCGTTGCCCAGTTGGTACGAAGACATCGCTGACAGCAACACCGGTGGCTCCTCGTTGGACGGCAGTCGTTGGATCTTCGTCGAATCAGCTGGTTCACAACGATTGGATTTGGAACTGCAAACGTTGAATGAAGCCGCCGCTGAAGTTCAAACAGCAACCATCGTTCGCGGTTGCCGGATGACGTTGGATCACGATGGCTCGATTCTGAATTGGCAATGTCGTTTGGTCATCGATCCTCAACCCATCGCCTCCATCCCACCTTGGGTTTGGCTGCGAGGCGATGTGACCCGGATCGAGGTGGACGAGCGTGAAGTCCCGTTCACCTCTCGCCCCTTGGTCACCAATCTCAAAAACGCGAGTTCCCAACCATCCCCTGCGTCAATCATTCAATTGGCTGCCATCGAGGAAGCCGACGTCCCTTCCGCCGCCGATTCACGCATCATCCTGGTGGAGGGAACCGCTCCGCTGAATCCAAACGCCGATTCCATCTCGCTGCCGGAACCGATCTTCCCAACTTCATTTGTGGTCTCCGCCGCGCCGTGGCAGTTGCAGTGGACGATGCCCGCGCACCTGTTCGCGACAGGTTGGCAATTGCCGGATGATTGGCAACTCCTTCCGCCCCCGAAGGAGGCTGCCTCGTCGTCCGAATCCACTTCGATCTGGAACGCAATTGGCCCGCCTGTTTCGCGAGCCCCTTGGGAGGCAAGGCTGCTGAAAGAAGCGACAGGCGACGCAGAAAAACCCGATGCGTTGCCGGTTCCTTCGCTGGCGAACTCATGGGGAATCCAATTGGCCCAATCCGAACCGCTCCTCTACGCGGATCATCAAACTCGATTCCTGCTCGAAGACAACGCCATTCAAGCGCGTTGCACGATTCAATTGACAATGGCCTCCGATCGATTGGCGCCCATTCAATTGGAGATCCAAGATGGTTTCTCGTTCGATTCGATCACGGTGGGCGAGACACGCCGAACCCTGACAATCAACGCTCCCAATCGCCGCGGTCGTCGCATCACGGTTTGGCCGAGTCCCGATGAAATCCAAACACGATCCAGCGGAGAGGGAACGCTGGAGATCCGCGCCACGGGACAAACCCGGCGAGATCCCAACAACCCTCGCGTCAATGCGCTGTGGATGATTCGAGTCATCAATTGCCCAGGCCAAATGACAGCGGCAGTGATTCCACCGGCGGACATGGGCTGGACAGCAGAAACCGCGATCACACCTTCGCGAATTGAATTCTCGGAACTGTCCACTGAGCAGCGACGTTTCTTTGCACCCCTTCCTGGTGACGCGATCGTCCTGAGTCAATCCATTCGCCAAACACCTTCCCTCACGCTGGAGACCCCTGACAGCACCATTGTCGGCTCGTGCCAAACCAGCTTGACGATGGTTCGCAACGGCATTCAACAACGGGTGCAGGTACAAGTGGAAGGTTTGCCACAGACATCGCGGTCCGTCAAAGTTCGCTTGGCTGCGAGATCGGAACAATCTCCCCCGGAAGACATGAAATGGCAAACTCGCCTTTCGCCTTCCTCGGCATTCAATTCCGTGGAGGACGAAGGAATCGTGCTGCGGTGGGTGCCGCGTCAATCCATGAAACCGCAACCGGAACCGGCGGGCGAAACCCCACTCGCCACCAACGTCACCCAGCCCACGCCAGCACCGGGTGGAATCGGTGGATGGTTTGAGTGGAGTATTCCGGTGCCCCGAAACTTCGGTGATCAATCCTCCTTGATCGGGACTTGCATTCATCCGATCAGCGACGTCCCGTCTCACAAGCATGCAAGGTCGGAGTCACATCCAATCGGTTTGTTCCGCTTGGCAGATGCGACCTCCCAAACCTGCGAACTGTCGATCGACTCGGAACTGCAATTGGCTCGCCCAGTGGCGAACTTGGTGGGTATCCCAACGGCCAACACCACTGCTGAAACGGAGCCTTTTCGTTACCGCTACGAAACCTCTCCCCACGTGGTCATCCAGGTTCGTCGCAAAAACCAAATGCCGCCGTCGAACCTGGTGCGTCAGCAACTCACCCATGTGATTGCTTCGGCCAGTGGCGCCGATCGAGTTCGAACCCGTTTTGAGATCGTTGCGACACAACCCATCGACGTCGAATTTCCTTGGGACGCTCACCTGATTGAGGCCCGAATCAATGGGGTCGAAGTGCAACCCGAAATGACCCCTCAACATCACCTTCGGTTTGCAGCGCCCCTCCAATCCGAAGCGGTCTTGGAGATGGTATGGACGACCACGTCGTTTGAAACGTCGTGGTTGCGACAAACACAGGTTTCGGATTTGCGTGTCGTCGGCCTGACATTGAGTTCGCAACTTCGCATCACCCCAGCCGAAGACAGCCTGCAAATCCCACTGCTAGGTTCTTCCGAGGCGCCGCATTTGATTTTCTCCCAGATCGTGATTGGAATCGGCTGGGTCGGTGCATTGGTGATCCTCGCAATCAGTCTCATCGCGGGTTGGGCCGCGCGTTGGGGAGTGGCCTGCGGTTTGGCTTTGAGCCTTTTCGCGATGCTTCTGTGGCCGGAAACGTTTGTTTCGCTGACCGCGTGGGTCGCGTTGCCGTTGACGATCAGTTTGTTGCGTATGACGACTCAACACTGGCAATCCTCCCACCGTTCCGAACCTTCCTTGCGGCAACCGCCCGCCGGTCCCGCTCCATCGAATCGTTCCGTGTCCCCATCCCATTCGGCGGGTGGAGATCCGCCCAGCGATTTTTCCAGTTCCGCGTTGCTACGCAACTGGATCGGTTGGGCAATCATCGGAACCTTCGTGATCAGCGGTGGCGTGGCATCGGCACAAACGAGGGACGTGTTGGTGCCATTGGATTCCAACAACCAACCCATGGGCAACAAAGCGTACATTCCCGAGTCGCTGTATGAGGACCTGTTCCTCATCCGGTCGGATGAGCGTGTTCGCCAGGTTTCGTTCCTGAACACGAACTACGAATTGGATTTGACCTCCGAACGTTCGAAACGAGCCATCAGTTTGGCTCGCGAAGAATTCCCGATCGAATTGCTGGCACGATTCACCGTCGAAACGTCCATCCCCAGCAGTCGACTTCGACTTCCGTTCTCACCTGAGTCCATCGAAGAATTGGTGCTGATTCGTCCGGACGAAAGCACGCGTGTCTTGACGACCACCACCGATGATCAGCCGGGGACACTGATCGTGGTTCCATCGGGCAATCGATTTGACCTGCAACTTCGGCTGCGATGCGAAACCTCGCATCACGCAACGGGAACGCAAATCACAACGGAGTTGCCCAGTCTTCCACAAGCTCGTTTGGTGGTGCGTCGCGACTACCGCATCCACAACTACCGCGTGGTGACCGACAACATTGCGTGGCCGGCGGTGGATCGCCCGGTTGGTTTTGGCGTCATCTCGTCCAATCAGTTCTCCATTGGACCATGCAGTCAACTGCACATTCATTTGCAAAGCAAAGCCACCGTCGATGCTCTTGCCAGCGACATTGCCCCCGCCTCCGAAAACGAAGCGGACGCTCCCAACAACGCCGACGGCGACGCACAACTGCCGGAAGCTTGGAACACCGCATCCCAATGGAAACGCCGCTATTGGTTGAACGCCACCACCAACCATTGTTCCATCGAATGTGAGCTGGAGCCTTTGCAACCACCTCCTCCCGGCGGGGAAGTCATCCTTCGGTTCCATCGCGAGACCACCTCGATCCCACGTTTGCTTTCTCGCGATTGGAAGTTGCTTCGGCAGACTCCCAACCAATGGATGCTGACTCGAGTCAGCTCATCGGCTGAACCCCTTCGATTGGTCTGGGATCTCAGCTCGGCTTGGTCAGCAGAATCCGGGGCCCCCGTGTCCGAAGCGACCATCACGGAACCGAATGACTCTGCCAATCCACCCGAGTCGCCGGTCGATGACGAACGGGTCCTGAGTTGTCCCGGTCTCTCATTGCACGATCATTGGCAAGAACCGGACGACGACGAATCACCGCTCGCGAATTCACGCACCGTTTTTGCGGAAACCTTGGTGGCCTGGACGCTGTCGAGCGAACTGCAGCCACTGTGGCCCGCGTCACTGGGTACCGAACGAGTTCCATCTGAACAATTTTACGCCCAATGGTTGGGCTCCATCAGCCGCCTCGACCGAGCCGCCAAGAGTTCTGGAACCACCCCGATCGTCCGCATCGGGATCGTGGACCGGAGCCGCTTGGTCTTTCATGCGAAGCAAGAGATCCACCTGGATTCGTCGCACCAATCCATCCGGCTCGAGGCCACCTTTGACCCGAATCCTGTCACCGCAGATTCCGCCACCGCCAATTCGGTGGTTGGAACGATCGATCCCAATGGCGAGGACAGCACACCGACGCTGCAGGAGAACTTTCGTCCACAGATGATCAAAATTGCGATTCCGCCCCAAGCACAAATTTTCAACTGGCGGATTCAACAACCTGGCCTGCCCGACACATCCCCGGCCGCTGCCGGTGGTTTGGCTTCCACTTCCGAGGCCCCCGAGACGGCCACTCTCGACGACGATGAAGCGGATGCAATCGCCGATCCAACCACCCTTCCTGCGGACTCGGGATCAGACCCCTCAGGCACGCAGTGGAAATTAGTTCGAGAACACAACCGCGATTGTCTTTTGATCCGCTACGAAGGCCGAGGAATGGAGGTGATGGTCGAAGCTCAAGTGGAACAACGAAAGTCAAACGACAATGCCTTGGCGTTGATGCACATCGAACCGGTGCATTCCATCGGCGACATTTCCTCCGTGAACGAAGTGGTTGTCTCACGTTCGGCCAACGCCAACATCCAGTGGAAGACGCCCCCTCCGTTCGAAGGCGAAAAGTCAGGAGACGCGGGCCCAGCGTCCATGCTCGCTGCGGGAAAAATCCTGATGGATCAATGGTTGATTCGTGACTCCGCCTTGGACGTTCTGGGAGACGCTCGATTTCGAGTGACTCCCATTCGTCATCCCTTTCAAACCGATGTCCGGGTTTCCTTGCGTTGGGAAGAAGGACGCTGGATCGCTCAAACAGACATTCAGTTGAATTCCAAGCAATCACCGGACTTCCTCGATGTTGAAATGCCATCGCGTTGGTGCGACGCTCTTCAAATCCATCCGCTGTGTGCATCCACGCGGCAACCCACTCTCAGCCCCGCTCGACAGGTCATTCGCATTCGTTTGGCCGACCAGGGCATCCGCTCCATTCGTCTGACCAGTCGCCTCGCGGCGGGTGATTTGTTGCGTGTCAGTGTCCCTAAGATCCGGGTCTTGCAAGCCCAGCGTTCACGAACCGACATCGTGGTTCCCAACCGCTTGACGAACGCTCCGATCCGCTGGGAAACCAACGGGGTCGAACCCATGCCGCAACCAAGGTGGAATCTGCCGGCCCAGCAGGCCCTCGCCAAGGGCGTCGCGACCGACCAGGCCCCGACCGACCAGGCCCCGACCGACCAGGAACAGGCCGACCAGGAACAGACCAACCGTTCGAACAATGAAGGCACGGACCAAGCCCCCACTCAACGGACCACCGACAGCAACGAAGAACACAGCTACTTTCGCGTCGCGAGCGAGAACTGGTCGGTGGAACTGGAACCGTTGCGGAAGACCAACAACGTCGCCGCCATCATGCACGCGGACCACCAATTGCTGAACGATCGTTTTTTAGTCAGCCGGTTTGACATCGTTCCCGGCGATGCCTCTCACCTAACGCTGAATCTGCCAGAGCACACTCGTTTTGTGGCGGGTTGGACAAATGGGCTGCCTGCAGACGTGATCTCTTTGCCAGCCGGGAAGCTCCAATTCCTGTTGCCGTTGAGCCGCCTCAGCCAGGGAATCGAGGTTCTGCTGAAAATGGATGAGGGACCTGGAAACACCATCCAGCCAGAATCAAGCACACCGTCGTGGGATGAGATTCAAACGCCGCCTCAATGCACCTACACCCGACTGCTGTCGCGGCGAAGCAACCCAGCGAATTTGCTGTCACTTTCCAATCGCTCTTCGGCTGACGCCAGCACGGGCACGGGCACCCCGGACGAAGGAAACTCCGATTCAATCCAACCAGACTCCAACGGTTCGAACCAAGAAAGTCTGGAGACGAATGCAAGTCGCTGGGAAGCGATCACCTCGGATCAACGATGGCAAATTTTGGCGACGAACACTGTTCGCTCGATTGCCGCCGCTTCCGATTCGTTGGCCGATCGTCGCGATGAAGAAGTTGCCGCCTGGATGAAAAGTTGGCTTCAAAGGTACGCGTCGATCAGCCAATCCGCCGGTCTCCGATTCGACCCGACCAATGCTTCCATCGAAGACTCGGTTTCGCTGGAGCGAGTTTCCGCTGAACTGACCAACCGCCCGCCGGAATCCTTGTTTTCATGGAGTGAAATGGAGTCTTTCCTGGCGTTGCAAATCCAACGTTACTCGGCCAACGAAACCGATGATTGGTGGCAACGCAACGAGGCCTCCAAACTGGGTGACGGTCAGTGGTCGTTTGTGCTCACAAGTCAAAAACCAGACCGCTGGATCGTGGACAGCCAATATCAGTCGAGTGAACAATCGTTGCCCCCGCAATGGTCGACGCCATCCTCATCGCCCATGACGATGCAGTGGGCCCAGCATGGCATGCGGTTCCTGCTATTATTGACCAGTGCCTGTCTGTTGATCGTCTTGCGTTTGCAACCCAGTCGAACTCGACGCGACGCCCCACAAGCAAACTGGGTGACGAACATTCAGGACTTGATGGCCCACCCCGCGACCTGGATTTTTGGACTTGGATGCATCGCAATGATTTTGGCACCGATCCCACTCGCACTTGCTTTGATGGTCACCGCGGTGATGCTCAGCGGTTTTGAAACGTTTTGGAAAACCCTTCGAAGACGATTGCGTCTGTGGGCCTCTGCGTTGCTGGTTCTCATCCTGTGCAGTTCTCCATTCGAACACGCAGCGGCACAATCCAACGCGTCCCCCAGTCCATCCGACATCGCCGACACGATGCGAGTCCGGGATGGATGGAAATTGCAACTGGTCGCCGCTGAACCGATGACCATCGATCCGGTCTCAGCCGCATGGGATCCGCAGGGTCGATTGTGGGTCGTGGAAATGCCTGACTACCCGCAACCTGCTGAAGATGCCAAACCGACGAAGGGCAGAATCCGTGTCCTCAGTGACACGAACGGCGATGGAGTGATGGACCAAGCCACCACGTTCGCAGATGGTTTGAATTTCGCAACCGGCGTGTTGCCGTGGCCCTCGCGAAATGCAAGCGAACCCGATTCCAATTCACCAGGTGCCTGGCTCGATGGAGCGATCGTGACGCTGGCGGGGGAGATCGCTTGGCTGAGAGACACCGACGGCGACGGATTGGCGGACGATCACCAAACTTGGTTCCGTGGCTTCACGACGGGCAACGAACAACTGCGAGCGAATCACCCCACTCTCGGCCCGGATGGACTGGTCTACGTCGCCAACGGATTGCGTGGCGGAAAGATCGAAGCCATCGCCCCTCAGTTCGATTCCAAGGCTGGCCCCCTCACGCTTTCACAAAATGACTTTTGCTTCGACCCTCGCGGTGGTCACTGGGGAAGAGTCTCCGGCAACAGCCAACACGGTTTGACGATCGATGATTTCGGTCGTCGAATCGGTTGCAGCAACCGCAACCCAGCAATCCAGGCTGTCTTGGACGCCGACACCATTCAACGAGACCGCGAATTGGCACCGGTCGATGCCTTGCTGGACATCGCCGCTGCAGGTGAACACTCCGAGGTTCATCCGATCAGCGACGCCTGGACGACCAGCCATCTTCATGCCGGTCAGTTCAGCGCCGCTTGCGGTGTGTTGGCGGTCAATGACAAGTGGTTGCTGGTCTGTGAACCGACCGGATCGCTGGTCCAAAGACAGCGAATGCGATTGGACGGTGAAAACTGGCGAGCAACTCGAGAGCCCGTTGAAACGGAGTGGCTCGCCAATGAACACACCTGGTTTCGCCCGGTGGACTTGGTCGCCGATCAAGCTGACGCCGTGCTGGTGCTCGACATGGCTCGCGCTGTGATTGAGCATCCCGATTGGGCGCCAGAGGAACTGAAAAACCGGCCGGACACATGGCACGGCAACGACCTGGGCCGCATCTGGCGTTTGGTTCCACCGGGTGTCGAATCGGGCTTTCAGTCGATCCAAAACAACCAAGACGCCATCGAAGCGCTGCGTTCCGACGATCCCGTCCGTCGATCCTTGGCGACCCTGCATCTGACGCAGCATTTGGCTGACCCAACCTCCAAGTCACTTGTCGAGAAGAAACTCTCCGAACTGCTGCAATCACCTTCAACCAACTCACCCACCCAAGCCCGTGCGGCGGCATTGCTGGCTCAACTCGGAAACCTCACTCCCGAACAACAATCCAAGCTCACCACCGAATCGGAACCTCGCCTGCGAGCCATCGCCGCGCGGCTCACACCCCAATGGGACGCGAAAACGTTCCGTTCCTTCGCCAGTGACGACAGCGCATTGGTTCGCCGCGTTGCCTTGGAAAACTTCCTCGCGTCGGACGGTTGTGAAGCGATCGCCGATCATCCGCAAACCGCGGAATTCCATTCCGTCATGGACTCACTGAACAAGCTTGCGGTGGAACAAGCGGATTCGAAATTGATCGCAAAACTGCTCCCCTCTGTTCCGCCACCGATGCTGCATGAACTCGTTCGCCGATCGATTGAAGCGGACGAAACCCAACTCACTGCCGACCATCGATCCAATCTTCTGCGCTGGATCCGGCGTTCAGCCGCAACCGATTCCGAAACAACACTGGATCTGATTTCAAGCGTCGATGCCAAGAATGATTCGCTCCAATTCGTCGCAAACTGGATCACGGGTGTGAGATCGACCGCCAAGATCAAGGCCGCGATCGAGGGTTCGAAAGCGGATTTCTTTGCTCGTGTCGCGGAGACCGCGAAAGCGACCTTGGTGGATCCCGACCAGGATCATGACCGACGCAAAGATGCGGTGGAGGTGTTGCTTGCACTCGCCCCCCACTCGTCCGCACTTCGTGATCGATTGACGGATTCCACGGACGCCGAACTTCGTTCGCGAATCTTGGACGGATTGTTGAAAACGGATCCTGAATGGACGCGTTCGATCCTGGTTTCACATCAGGATCCATGGCGTCCCGAGGAACGCGGTGTGGTTTGCCGGCGCGCTCGTTCGGATTCCGACACCGCCAAGTGGTTGTTGTTGGCGGTCAAGCAAGAGCATCTGCCTCGCTCGTTTGTGGATGCGACCACCGCGAATGCGTTGCGTTCTCATCGCGACAAAACCATTCGTGAACTTGCCAATCAAACGTTTGCACCGCCCGAAGACCGAGCCAAGGTGCTGGAGCAGTACGCCGAAGTCGCAAACCGGTTTTCGACCGCTGATGTTTCCACCGGTCGAAAGCTGTTCGCACAACACTGTTCCAATTGTCACCGCATGGAAGGCGTGGGACATGCCGTGGGACCTGACATCAGTGACAGCCGCACCAAAACCGCGGAAGCTTTGCTGGTCGCGGTCCTGAATCCCGATGCAGCGATCGACGCTTCATTCACTCGCTATCAAATCTTGACCGTGGATGGCGAGGTCGTCTCGGGGTTGCTGCACAAAGAAGATTCTGACTCGGTCACTTTGCTGGAAGCGGGAAACCAACAACGGCGAGTCAATCGCGATGACATCGAAACCTTTCGCGCCGTCGACGCTTCGTTGATGCCCAGCGGGATGGAACAAACCTTGTCGGTTGATCAAATGTCGGATCTGATTGGCTATCTGAAACGCTGGCGGTACACCGCCGAAGGTTTGTGA